In the [Clostridium] colinum genome, one interval contains:
- a CDS encoding TM2 domain-containing protein encodes MFCRQCGTRVNDDDKFCVNCGLSIKEDSDILDNDTNLSNTKILNTQEFSYKRIKKKWVTFVLWIFFGWIGLHHIYKGDYFMGVFYIISNLVTPVILIATLGEALFLIIGIYIIFFIVDLVWILKLPDLYY; translated from the coding sequence ATGTTTTGTAGACAATGTGGTACACGAGTTAATGATGATGATAAATTTTGTGTTAATTGTGGTTTAAGTATAAAAGAAGATAGTGATATATTAGACAATGATACAAATTTATCAAATACTAAAATACTTAATACACAAGAATTTAGTTATAAAAGAATAAAAAAGAAATGGGTTACTTTTGTACTATGGATATTTTTTGGATGGATAGGTTTGCATCATATTTATAAAGGTGATTATTTTATGGGGGTATTTTATATAATAAGTAATTTAGTTACACCAGTTATACTAATAGCTACATTAGGTGAAGCGTTATTTCTTATTATAGGAATATATATAATATTTTTTATAGTGGATTTAGTATGGATATTAAAATTACCAGATTTGTATTATTAA
- a CDS encoding helix-turn-helix domain-containing protein, with product MYFFEILENIMSDRNLKISDISKMTDIPDSTLRSIINRKNKTVALDVAFKISKGLNIPIEELNNKEDLYYKNTEKKECNKINNIKIGERIKTLREEKGITQDELATKLGYTSRSSIAKIESGKTDISQSKVKEIAEILNTTTSYLIDGTENILTQKDEKDIAKKMDSLIEQIDTQDALMFDGEPLDEESKELLKASLENSLRMAKAIAKQKYTPKKYKK from the coding sequence ATGTATTTTTTTGAGATTCTTGAAAATATAATGAGTGATAGGAACCTAAAAATATCAGATATTTCAAAAATGACAGACATACCTGATTCTACATTAAGAAGTATTATAAATAGAAAAAATAAGACTGTTGCATTAGATGTGGCTTTTAAAATTTCTAAAGGGTTAAATATACCTATCGAAGAATTAAATAATAAAGAAGATTTATATTATAAAAATACAGAAAAAAAGGAATGTAATAAAATTAATAATATAAAAATAGGTGAAAGAATAAAAACTTTAAGAGAAGAAAAAGGTATAACGCAAGATGAGTTAGCTACTAAATTAGGTTACACATCTCGTTCCAGTATCGCTAAAATAGAAAGTGGTAAAACAGATATAAGTCAAAGTAAAGTTAAAGAAATAGCAGAAATATTAAATACTACTACTTCATATTTAATAGATGGTACTGAAAATATCTTAACTCAAAAAGATGAAAAAGATATAGCTAAAAAAATGGATAGTCTTATAGAACAAATAGATACACAAGATGCTCTTATGTTTGATGGCGAACCATTAGATGAAGAATCTAAAGAACTTTTGAAAGCCTCTTTAGAAAATAGCTTAAGAATGGCAAAAGCTATTGCTAAACAAAAATACACACCTAAAAAATATAAAAAATAG
- a CDS encoding DUF4041 domain-containing protein: MSILDIFKIKEFKEKINNLENELKDIKEKITPEIQQTIDFKKIINELNYEIESKNDELNKVNSKIENLNEIIYQKEKELVITDEKILMQEFNLYEPRFDFCNSDLYKSEIDDIRSQQKNLIKNDFAVNSATDWTVNGSKTEGKKMIKDMKKLLLRAFNSECDEIVSKVKYNNFDQSLKRLQKSKETISKLGKIMNINISASYYNLKVDELSLALEYKQIKQKEKEEERERREALREAERVEKEIKEKRLAIEKEQKQYQKELDRVKQKLEKCNSEEEKIILQEKLNELNVNLKEIEQIFEDLDYREANKRAGYVYIISNIGAFGENIFKIGLTRRLEPLERITELSGASVPFKFDLHALIFSEDAPALESALHKAFNKDRVNLINNRKEFFRTTLEEIEKVVKQNYDKTVEFNRIADAQEYRESIQILKNIENEA, from the coding sequence ATGTCAATTTTAGATATTTTCAAAATAAAAGAATTTAAAGAAAAGATTAACAACTTAGAAAATGAATTAAAAGACATAAAAGAAAAAATAACTCCTGAGATACAGCAAACTATTGATTTTAAAAAAATAATAAATGAACTTAACTATGAAATAGAATCAAAAAATGATGAGCTAAATAAAGTTAATAGCAAAATAGAAAATTTAAATGAAATTATTTATCAAAAAGAAAAAGAACTTGTGATAACAGATGAAAAAATACTTATGCAAGAATTTAATCTATATGAACCAAGATTTGACTTTTGCAATAGTGATTTATATAAATCCGAAATAGATGATATTCGTTCACAACAAAAAAATTTAATAAAAAATGACTTTGCTGTAAATAGTGCTACTGATTGGACTGTTAATGGAAGTAAAACTGAAGGTAAAAAAATGATAAAAGATATGAAAAAATTATTACTTCGTGCATTTAACTCGGAATGTGATGAGATAGTATCAAAAGTTAAATATAACAATTTTGACCAAAGTTTAAAAAGATTACAAAAAAGTAAAGAAACTATCTCAAAATTAGGAAAGATTATGAATATAAATATATCTGCTAGCTATTATAATTTAAAAGTTGATGAACTATCACTAGCTTTAGAGTATAAACAAATAAAACAAAAAGAAAAAGAAGAAGAGAGAGAAAGAAGAGAAGCTTTAAGAGAAGCTGAAAGAGTTGAAAAAGAAATTAAAGAGAAAAGATTAGCAATTGAAAAAGAACAAAAACAATATCAAAAAGAATTAGATAGAGTTAAACAAAAGTTAGAAAAATGTAATTCTGAAGAAGAAAAAATTATATTACAAGAAAAGCTAAATGAATTAAATGTAAATTTAAAAGAAATTGAACAAATTTTTGAAGATTTAGATTATAGAGAAGCAAACAAAAGAGCTGGGTATGTTTATATTATAAGTAATATAGGAGCTTTTGGAGAAAACATATTTAAAATAGGGTTAACAAGAAGATTAGAGCCTCTAGAAAGAATAACTGAATTAAGTGGAGCTTCTGTTCCGTTTAAATTCGATTTACACGCGCTTATTTTTTCGGAAGATGCTCCTGCTTTAGAAAGTGCATTACATAAAGCATTTAATAAAGATAGAGTTAATCTTATTAATAATAGAAAAGAATTTTTTAGAACAACTCTTGAAGAAATAGAAAAAGTTGTTAAACAAAACTATGATAAAACAGTAGAATTTAATCGAATAGCTGATGCACAAGAATACAGAGAAAGCATACAAATTTTAAAAAATATTGAAAATGAAGCATAG
- a CDS encoding tyrosine-type recombinase/integrase — MSKLNISNIDLKYLNFNIKEFKSQGYTYYRIQKQLDKNNKVSVTGKSKDEVKEKYFNKLEEFLNNDISNLDIKNMTVSEFVRYYLFEIVLPSNSVKQKTFSGYEAIYRIHIKESIISNIKLIDLKREHLQKYFNNLLNTNLKLSTIKVIKTFLSTILTYATEEDYITKNYCYSVKLPKKTENKANKYLTDEDIQCIFNNCDNKRLLLIIKIALSTGMRINEILALTEKDICFDNFSININKTVSKSKHFKNEKNYETKIVITTPKSNSSIRTVYFNPNISKDIKKYISLEKERYLKFGKRYTSNTLIFTNRNFGLIYSTSINYSLTKLLQKCNINSSGFHIFRHTSGSKLYEMGVNIKTISEQLGHSNVNITSNIYVHLDEEKKKEAIKHLDKYFETV; from the coding sequence ATGAGTAAATTAAATATATCTAATATAGATTTAAAGTATCTTAACTTTAACATAAAAGAGTTTAAAAGTCAAGGATATACTTATTATAGAATACAAAAACAACTTGACAAAAACAATAAAGTTAGTGTTACAGGTAAATCTAAAGATGAAGTAAAAGAAAAGTATTTTAACAAGTTGGAAGAATTTTTAAACAATGATATATCAAATTTAGATATTAAAAATATGACTGTTTCCGAATTTGTAAGATACTATTTATTTGAAATAGTGCTACCTAGTAATTCTGTAAAGCAAAAAACATTTTCTGGATATGAAGCTATTTATAGAATTCATATAAAAGAAAGTATTATATCCAATATAAAACTTATAGATTTAAAAAGAGAACATCTTCAAAAGTATTTTAATAATTTATTAAATACTAACTTAAAGCTCTCCACTATAAAAGTTATTAAAACATTTTTAAGCACTATATTAACTTATGCAACAGAAGAAGACTATATTACAAAAAATTATTGCTATTCTGTTAAGTTGCCTAAAAAAACTGAAAATAAAGCTAATAAATATCTTACAGACGAAGACATACAATGTATTTTTAATAATTGTGATAATAAAAGATTGCTATTAATTATAAAAATTGCTTTATCTACTGGTATGAGAATAAATGAAATATTAGCATTGACAGAAAAAGATATATGCTTTGATAATTTTTCCATAAATATTAATAAAACTGTGTCTAAATCCAAACATTTTAAAAATGAGAAAAACTATGAAACAAAAATTGTTATAACTACACCCAAATCTAATAGTAGTATAAGAACTGTATATTTTAATCCTAATATATCTAAGGACATAAAAAAGTATATATCATTAGAAAAAGAACGTTATTTAAAATTTGGTAAAAGATATACCTCAAATACATTAATTTTTACAAATAGAAACTTTGGTTTGATTTATTCTACTTCAATAAATTATTCCTTAACAAAACTTTTACAGAAGTGTAACATAAATTCTAGTGGATTTCATATATTTAGACATACAAGTGGAAGCAAACTATATGAAATGGGTGTAAATATTAAAACTATCTCTGAACAATTAGGACATTCTAATGTAAATATAACGAGTAATATCTATGTACATTTAGATGAAGAGAAGAAAAAAGAAGCAATAAAACATTTAGATAAATATTTTGAAACTGTATAA
- a CDS encoding ImmA/IrrE family metallo-endopeptidase: MIILRELINKLCKKYYTTNPIELAKCLNINVIFEELGTINGYYNTAFRQKFIHINSNLEEHKQKFTIAHELGHAILHPKANTPFLRENTLFSIDKLEVEANLFAVNLLISDEDLKEYQDFTINQLSSIFGVHQKLIELRLKSNLP; the protein is encoded by the coding sequence GTGATTATCTTGAGAGAATTAATAAATAAACTATGTAAAAAATATTATACCACAAACCCAATAGAACTAGCTAAATGTTTAAATATAAATGTAATATTTGAAGAACTAGGTACTATTAATGGATACTATAACACTGCATTTAGACAAAAATTTATACATATTAATTCTAACTTAGAAGAACATAAGCAAAAATTTACTATTGCTCACGAACTTGGGCACGCAATATTACACCCAAAAGCTAACACACCATTTCTTCGAGAAAATACCCTATTTTCAATAGATAAACTAGAAGTTGAGGCTAATTTATTCGCTGTTAATTTATTAATATCTGACGAAGATTTAAAAGAATATCAAGATTTTACCATAAATCAATTATCGTCTATTTTTGGAGTACACCAAAAATTAATTGAATTAAGATTAAAATCTAACCTACCATAA